The following are encoded in a window of Sminthopsis crassicaudata isolate SCR6 chromosome 3, ASM4859323v1, whole genome shotgun sequence genomic DNA:
- the LOC141559850 gene encoding LOW QUALITY PROTEIN: olfactory receptor 51I2-like (The sequence of the model RefSeq protein was modified relative to this genomic sequence to represent the inferred CDS: substituted 2 bases at 2 genomic stop codons) has protein sequence MLLLQSHDNRSFFQPSAFLLIGIPGLEAVHGWLSIPFCSMYTLALTGNCLILLAVRRTPSLHQPMYYFLSMLSLTDLGLTLCILPTTLAVLWFDYRRIAFDACLIQMFFLHSFSVVESSVLLAMSFDRFVAISNPLRYASILTNRVIVRIGMAIVTRATVSLFLVPFLLKRLNFCPEKIQLSHSFCFHADMMTXXRGPVLILHTMMGLASPQERIQALNTCVSHILAVLVFYIPGVEVSIIHHFGRHAPPIVYTFVAYVYLVVPPVLNPIIYSVKSKHIWEAMLKLVRRKGQS, from the coding sequence ATGTTGCTTCTGCAATCCCATGACAACAGATCTTTCTTCCAACCATCTGCTTTCCTGCTGATTGGCATTCCAGGTCTGGAAGCTGTTCATGGATGGCTCTCTATCCCCTTTTGTTCTATGTATACTCTGGCTCTCACAGGCAACTGCCTGATCCTGCTAGCCGTGAGGAGGACTCCCAGTCTGCACCAGCCCATGTATTACTTCCTTTCTATGTTGTCTCTCACTGACTTGGGACTCACTTTGTGCATACTTCCCACTACCTTGGCTGTGCTCTGGTTTGATTATCGCCGCATAGCCTTTGATGCCTGCTTGATCCAGATgttctttctccattccttctcTGTTGTGGAATCTTCAGTGCTTCTGGCCATGTCCTTTGATCGCTTTGTGGCCATCTCAAACCCATTGCGTTATGCTTCTATCCTTACCAACAGGGTCATTGTCAGGATTGGAATGGCTATTGTGACCCGTGCCactgtttctctcttccttgtACCTTTCCTGCTAAAGAGACTGAATTTCTGCCCTGAAAAAATCCAACTTTCTCACTCATTCTGCTTTCATGCTGACATGATGACATGATGAAGAGGGCCTGTGCTGATATTACATACAATGATGGGATTAGCATCTCCTCAAGAACGAATCCAGGCTCTTAATACCTGTGTCTCCCATATTCTAGCTGTTCTGGTCTTCTATATTCCTGGTGTTGAAGTATCTATTATCCACCACTTTGGTAGGCATGCACCTCCCATTGTGTATACTTTTGTTGCCTATGTCTACTTAGTAGTGCCCCCTGTGCTCAACCCCATCATCTACAGTGTCAAGTCCAAGCACATTTGGGAAGCGATGCTTAAGTTGGTAAGGAGAAAGGGCCAAAGCTGA